Proteins encoded within one genomic window of uncultured Draconibacterium sp.:
- a CDS encoding DEAD/DEAH box helicase codes for MKFEDYSISNTIKTNLAKNGFRRPTDIQFKAIPPVLRGEDVLAIAQTGTGKTAAFAIPVIHNIQQAKLNQHVQGISCLIMVPTHELAKQINEVFVSISKNTGVKTTVIIGGVDQDPQIDRLKSGTDVLVATPGRLFDLVSQGHLKLHGVKTLILDEADHMLDLGFINDINDLIRFLPSKRQTLFFSATINKKIKKLAYSLVSKPIRIQISPKNPVAKTIEHQVAFIEMDDKRAFLERLVGENPEAKILAFVRTKVRAERVKKAMARVEIESDTIHSDKEQAEREQTMQRFKSGELKLLIATDISARGIDIPNVDFVVNYDLPEVAENYVHRVGRTGRGNQKGKAVSFCSTEEREILDEIESFLGKDIHRLEIDKQDYKETLDFTKDTDYNWQKLMRENERELKEVKKKKKK; via the coding sequence ATGAAATTCGAGGATTATTCCATATCGAACACTATAAAAACCAACCTGGCAAAGAACGGATTCCGTCGGCCTACTGATATTCAGTTTAAGGCCATTCCGCCTGTATTGCGGGGCGAAGATGTTTTGGCCATTGCCCAAACCGGAACCGGAAAGACCGCAGCTTTTGCCATTCCTGTAATTCATAATATACAACAGGCCAAATTGAATCAACATGTTCAGGGAATAAGTTGTTTGATTATGGTTCCAACACACGAGTTGGCGAAACAGATCAACGAAGTGTTTGTCTCCATTTCAAAAAATACGGGGGTTAAAACTACCGTAATTATTGGTGGTGTTGATCAGGATCCTCAAATCGACCGCTTAAAAAGTGGTACCGACGTTTTGGTTGCTACTCCCGGTCGTTTGTTCGATTTGGTTAGCCAGGGACACCTGAAGCTACACGGGGTAAAAACACTGATTTTGGACGAAGCCGATCACATGCTCGACCTTGGTTTTATAAACGACATTAACGACCTGATACGTTTTCTTCCCTCAAAGCGGCAGACTTTGTTTTTCTCTGCAACCATTAATAAAAAGATAAAAAAGCTGGCTTATTCATTGGTAAGTAAACCTATACGAATCCAGATATCGCCTAAAAACCCGGTGGCAAAAACCATTGAACACCAGGTGGCATTTATCGAAATGGATGACAAAAGAGCTTTCCTGGAACGGCTTGTGGGGGAAAACCCGGAAGCTAAAATTCTGGCATTTGTACGAACAAAAGTACGCGCCGAGCGTGTGAAAAAAGCGATGGCGCGTGTTGAAATTGAAAGCGACACCATTCACAGCGACAAAGAACAGGCAGAGCGCGAGCAAACCATGCAGCGTTTTAAAAGTGGCGAACTAAAATTACTTATTGCTACTGATATAAGTGCCCGTGGAATTGATATTCCAAACGTTGATTTTGTGGTTAATTACGATTTGCCTGAAGTTGCAGAAAACTATGTTCACCGCGTAGGACGAACAGGACGTGGTAACCAAAAAGGAAAAGCTGTTTCGTTCTGTAGCACAGAAGAGCGTGAAATTCTCGACGAAATTGAAAGCTTTTTAGGCAAAGACATTCATCGTCTTGAGATCGACAAACAGGACTACAAAGAAACGTTGGATTTTACAAAAGACACCGATTACAACTGGCAAAAATTAATGCGCGAAAACGAACGCGAATTAAAAGAGGTGAAAAAGAAGAAGAAAAAGTAA